A genomic stretch from Theobroma cacao cultivar B97-61/B2 chromosome 4, Criollo_cocoa_genome_V2, whole genome shotgun sequence includes:
- the LOC18602243 gene encoding CBL-interacting serine/threonine-protein kinase 14, whose translation MPEIEDTASSSTATDSLEISSEITLFGKYEIGKLLGCGAFAKVYHARNVRTGQSVAIKAVSKQKVVKGGFMAQVKREIAIMRRLHHPNIVKLIEVLATKTKIYFVMEFAKGGELFTRIARGRFSEDLSRRYFQQLISAVGFCHSRGVFHRDLKPENLLLDENWNLKVSDFGLSAVTDQVRPDGLLHTLCGTPAYVAPEILAKKGYDGAKVDVWSCGIVLYVLHAGYLPFNDPNLMVMYRRIYKGEFRFPKWTSPDLRRFLGRLLDPNPETRITLDEIINDPWFKKGYKEIKFNSEDFEMKEENQSNKCLNAFDIISFSSGFDLSNLFNEADFWVRRDRFISGEKPERILGRIEEVGRTEDVKVRKRKERGIRLEGQSSNFVIAVDIHQLTEKLVVVEVRRREMNVGSSGEIWKDKLRPKLSDLIYKAEAGQVSDNL comes from the coding sequence ATGCCAGAGATCGAAGACACCGCCAGTTCTAGCACAGCCACCGACTCGTTGGAAATTTCATCGGAGATCACGCTCTTTGGAAAGTACGAGATTGGCAAGTTGCTGGGATGCGGCGCCTTTGCTAAAGTTTACCACGCGCGCAACGTGAGGACGGGGCAGAGCGTCGCCATCAAAGCCGTGAGCAAGCAGAAAGTTGTCAAAGGAGGCTTCATGGCGCAGGTTAAGAGAGAAATTGCTATCATGCGCCGGCTTCACCACCCTAACATCGTCAAGCTCATCGAGGTGTTGGCTACCAAAACTAAGATTTATTTCGTCATGGAATTCGCTAAAGGCGGGGAGTTGTTCACCAGGATTGCCAGGGGACGCTTTAGCGAAGATCTCAGCCGTCGGTATTTCCAGCAGTTGATTTCAGCCGTCGGATTTTGTCACTCGAGAGGCGTGTTCCATCGCGATTTGAAACCGGAGAATCTCCTCCTTGATGAAAACTGGAATTTAAAAGTATCGGATTTCGGACTCAGCGCCGTGACGGACCAGGTCCGACCAGACGGCCTCCTCCATACGTTATGCGGAACCCCAGCTTACGTGGCGCCTGAAATTTTGGCCAAGAAAGGATATGACGGCGCCAAAGTCGATGTGTGGTCCTGCGGCATCGTTTTGTACGTTCTTCACGCCGGATATCTACCGTTCAACGACCCCAATCTGATGGTAATGTACCGTAGGATTTACAAAGGCGAATTCCGGTTCCCGAAATGGACGTCTCCTGATCTCCGTCGATTTTTAGGTCGCCTTCTTGATCCCAATCCTGAAACAAGGATCACCCTCGATGAAATCATCAACGACCCTTGGTTCAAGAAAGGTTACaaagaaatcaaattcaacTCCGAAGACTttgaaatgaaagaagaaaatcagAGTAACAAGTGCTTGAACGCCTTTGATATAATCTCGTTTTCGTCCGGTTTCGACCTATCCAATTTGTTTAATGAGGCCGATTTTTGGGTCCGGAGAGATCGATTTATATCGGGAGAGAAACCGGAGAGAATATTAGGGAGAATCGAGGAGGTTGGAAGGACGGAGGACGTGAAGgtgaggaagagaaaagagagagggaTACGGTTGGAAGGGCAGAGTAGTAATTTCGTTATCGCTGTAGATATTCATCAGTTAACGGAAAAGCTGGTAGTGGTGGAGGTGAGACGGCGGGAGATGAATGTCGGGTCGAGTGGTGAAATTTGGAAAGATAAGTTAAGGCCGAAACTTTCCGATTTGATATACAAAGCGGAAGCAGGGCAGGTTTCCGATAATTTGTAA